The genomic stretch TTTTTTTGATTGGTCTAAATTTATGACATTTATTACAAAAAAACTATGAATTTATACGGGTGTTAATGGTATTATGAAGTAGTTGAAATTAAACCTAGGGGATGAAGTAACTGGATGAAACAATCTCAGTTAGAAAAGGAGATTCGAGCTTTACAAGATATCATCTATCGCTTGGCAAAGGAAACGAATGAGTACTCTTATGGCACGATTTTAAAAGTTAGCCAGGAGTTAGATAAAAAAATTTTTTTGTATCAAAAATTGAAGAATTCATGTGATTAAATGAATGATTTTCTGTCGCTGTAAGCAAACCGAGTATGCACGACTCTACTAAAGTGTTAAAACTCGGAAGAGAACAGTTTTATTTGTTCGATAATTGAAAAGAGTAGCGTAAGTGATGAAGTTAATCACATCAAAAAGGCTCTGTTATAAAACAGAGCCTTTTTGATGTGACCGCTTACTATTTCATAACATCTACACAGTTATCGCATTTATTTCCATAGCATTCATGCTGCTCTTCGATCTCCTGGCCGCATTCTAAGCACTTTTTAGTCGGTAATTTTTTGAAAAAATCAGACATTTTTTCTAACATCTCCATCGCCTCCGTTTAATTTGTTATTAACATTGTATTATAACAGATGTATTTTAGCAACTGTGTTTTAGAACAAAAACAGCCCATTTTTATAAAAAAACGTAATTTGTTATATAACAGTTAGTTATCTGTTAATTCTTGTTCCGTTCTTTTTTGTTTAGATTTTAAATAGGTCTGGGGTATACTAGGGCTAAAGGCATTCAGAAAGGGAGGGCAACTTGAATGAAAGTAACAGTTGTTGGTTTTTGGGGCGGATACCCTGCTGTGTCAGAAGCAACCTCGAGCTATTTATTTGAACATGATGGCTATAAGTTGTTGGTGGATTGTGGAAGTGGAGCACTTGCACAGTTGCAAAATTATGTAGCTCCACAAGATCTTGACGCAGTTATTTTATCTCACTATCATCATGATCATGTTGCGGATATTGGGGTACTTCAATATGCTCGATTAATTCAATCTCACTTAGGTAATGATGTGAAAGAATTACCTATTTATGGACATACATATGATCAAGCAGCGTTTGAGAAGCTGACGCATTCTGGCATTACCAAAGGGATTTCTTATAACCCTAATCAATCGTTAGAAGTTGGACCATTTACCATTACATTTCTACAAACAAAGCATCCTGTAACATGCTTTGCAATGCGAATTTCTGCTGGAGATAAAACTGTCGTGTATACGGCAGATTCTAGCTTCATTGATGAATTCGTGCCTTTTTCACAGCAAGCTGATTTAGTAATCTGTGAATGCAATTTCTATGCTCACCAGAATGGAAGCGGTGCAGGGCATATGACCAGTACCGAAGCAGGGAAGTTAGCACAAGGTGCTAGCGTGAAAGAACTAATGTTAACGCATTTGCCACACTACGGAAATGTAGAACAATTAGTGACAGAAGCACAAAATCAGTTTACAGGGAACGTTTTTCTAGCAAGTTCAGGATTACAATGGAATAAGTAGGAGGATAAAAGAAAGATGTTATATATTAACAACGGAGATATACATGACCCAAGGATTAACCTAGCAATCGAAGAATATGCGCTGAAGCATTTAGATATTAACGAAACATATTTATTATTTTATGTGAATGAACCATCTATCATTATTGGTAAAAATCAAAATACCATTGAAGAAATCAATACGAAGTATGTAGAAGACCAAGGAATTCATGTTGTTCGCCGTTTATCGGGTGGAGGTGCCGTGTATCATGATTTGGGTAACCTTAACTTTAGCTTTATTACTAAAGACGATGGGGAAAGTTTTCATAATTTCAAGAAATTCACGGAGCCTGTTATTGAAGCATTAGCAAAACTGGGAGTAAACGCAGAGCTAAGTGGACGTAATGACATTTTAGCCGAAGGACGTAAAATTTCCGGGAATGCACAGTTTTCAACAAAAGGTCGTATGTTTAGTCATGGAACGCTTTTATTTGATTCTGAAATTGAAAATGTAGTATCTGCTTTAAAAGTAAAAAAAGATAAAATTGAGTCAAAAGGTATTAAGTCAATTCGAAGTCGCGTAGCGAATATCAGTGAATTTCTAACGGACAAAATTACAGTAAACGAATTTAAACAGCTTATTTTACGCTATATTTTTAATGGAGAAGAAAATATTAAAGAATATAAGCTTACTGAAAAAGACTGGGAGAAAATCAACGAGATTTCAAACGAACGTTATCAAACGTGGGAATGGAATTATGGGAAATCACCAAAATTTAACGTACAGCATGCTCACCGCTTCCCAGTTGGACAAATTGATGTGCGCTTAGAAGTAAGTAAAGGTACCATTACACAATGTAAAATTTACGGAGACTTCTTTGGAGTAGGGGATGTTAGCGAAGTTGAAGAAAAGTTAACAAATATCCGTTATGAAAGAGCTAGCATTTCAGCAGCATTAGACAATATTGATGTGAAGCACTACTTTGGAAATGTTGAAAAAGAAGAGTTTATTGATCTAATTTATTAAGAGCATAAAGCAGGCTGGGTCATAATTAATTTAGCCAATGATAAACCTGAATGATTAAAAGTAAAGAACTTTTAATCATTCAGGTTATTTTGATTGTGAAACGAATTTTGGAAACAGGGTGGAATGAAGCCAGGACATTCCAACAACGTAAAGAGGTCAAAAAAGGATTGTTTGTCTTTT from Bacillus sp. 1780r2a1 encodes the following:
- a CDS encoding aspartyl-phosphate phosphatase Spo0E family protein, whose translation is MKQSQLEKEIRALQDIIYRLAKETNEYSYGTILKVSQELDKKIFLYQKLKNSCD
- a CDS encoding YhfH family protein is translated as MLEKMSDFFKKLPTKKCLECGQEIEEQHECYGNKCDNCVDVMK
- a CDS encoding MBL fold metallo-hydrolase; this encodes MKVTVVGFWGGYPAVSEATSSYLFEHDGYKLLVDCGSGALAQLQNYVAPQDLDAVILSHYHHDHVADIGVLQYARLIQSHLGNDVKELPIYGHTYDQAAFEKLTHSGITKGISYNPNQSLEVGPFTITFLQTKHPVTCFAMRISAGDKTVVYTADSSFIDEFVPFSQQADLVICECNFYAHQNGSGAGHMTSTEAGKLAQGASVKELMLTHLPHYGNVEQLVTEAQNQFTGNVFLASSGLQWNK
- a CDS encoding lipoate--protein ligase translates to MLYINNGDIHDPRINLAIEEYALKHLDINETYLLFYVNEPSIIIGKNQNTIEEINTKYVEDQGIHVVRRLSGGGAVYHDLGNLNFSFITKDDGESFHNFKKFTEPVIEALAKLGVNAELSGRNDILAEGRKISGNAQFSTKGRMFSHGTLLFDSEIENVVSALKVKKDKIESKGIKSIRSRVANISEFLTDKITVNEFKQLILRYIFNGEENIKEYKLTEKDWEKINEISNERYQTWEWNYGKSPKFNVQHAHRFPVGQIDVRLEVSKGTITQCKIYGDFFGVGDVSEVEEKLTNIRYERASISAALDNIDVKHYFGNVEKEEFIDLIY